Proteins encoded by one window of Microplitis demolitor isolate Queensland-Clemson2020A chromosome 6, iyMicDemo2.1a, whole genome shotgun sequence:
- the LOC103575131 gene encoding ATP-binding cassette sub-family C member 4 isoform X2 — protein sequence MNLLFGTPLLLGRLLRYFRETGDVEYNDALMYAGGICLATGINAITLNQSIFGAFHVGGKIRIAVCSVVYRKALRLSTTALGETAPGKIVNLVANDVNRFDLVSIFLHHMWSAPLTTLIIGYFLYTEAGYAGIFGIGAVFIVVPIQSYTGKLSSKFRLQTAIKTDERVRLMDEIISGVQVIKMYAWEKPFCAMIALARKLELKVVQKNSWIRGIFMTFNLFTTRVAIYCTLVGMLFFGQQLSAEKAFVFSSLFNILSHTMSAMFVRGVSEIAECVVAVRRLQYFLMRDEVENVNRTVYLGRLSVDNVNTKISNKLSASTKSDLPYIDDESNDLSYDSDINDTKSLKNNGPASVALDVAKNIASLTASHHYNNSKISSWAVKLTNVTTKWKISSQENTLQDLNFKLERGKLYAIIGSVGSGKSSLISAILGELPLIQGNVELKGELSYVAQEAWVFGSSVRQNIIFGQPYDRQRYQKVVKACALLSDFKQFPQGDQTIVGERGSSLSGGQKARINLARAVYRHVDIYILDDPLSAVDTHVGKHLFEECIQYYLAGKTRILATHQLQYIKSVDGILLMEHGTVRMFGNYVDLLAACPEYGTLLASDTMSENDDSLSLSAEKTSMRRQWSSASNRSRTPDPSGGDSEAEDDDEENPVMSNIEGTSRGVIKGSIFVKYFTSGANLCFIIIVGILFILTQFVASLNDYFVPILVNEEEKRYADDFSEHNNNISNKNATVDYHYDITPAYSYIYIYTGLVLSVFVIGITRSLLFYISCVRASQKLHDRSFEALIRTSMRFFDTNPSGRILNRFSKDMGAIDELLPKALLDAGQITMMMVGSLMIICIIDPRFLVPLIIIAFIFYWIRKVYLKTSKNVKRLEGMMRSPVFTHLNATLNGLSTIRAYGAQNILKAEFDNFQDSHSSSWYMFISTSTAFGFSLDVFCFIFMAIVTFSFVLIDTGISGAEVGLAITTVMSMTGMIQWGMRQSAEVTNQLMSVERVLEYTLLPPEDNVFDDKQTTKKLKPKKKKGVNGREEMKSVSHPPASWPTEGCIKFHHVFMRYAEEDPPVLKDLNIIIRAKEKVGVVGRTGAGKSSLISALFRLARVEGVVEIDGIDTGSIYLEDLRRNISIIPQDPVLFSGTLRKNLDPFGEYTDNALWSALEEVELKDPFAMIDGLDSRVFDRGTNFSAGQRQLVCLARAILRNNKILMLDEATANVDPHTDGLIQRTIRTKFAECTVMTVAHRLNTIMDSDKVLVMEKGRMVEFDHPYVLLKNDHGHFTSLVKQTGRAMTDQLIRIAKQAYNNQLKT from the exons atgaatttattattcg GAACCCCACTACTTTTAGGAAGACTTTTACGTTACTTTAGAGAAACTGGAGATGTTGAATACAATGATGCATTGATGTATGCTGGTGGTATTTGTCTAGCTACTGGAATCAATGCTATCACattaaatcaatcaattttcgGAGCATTTCATGTTGGTGGTAAAATACGTATTGCCGTGTGTTCAGTTGTTTATCGTAAG gCATTGCGCTTAAGTACAACAGCACTAGGCGAAACAGCACCaggaaaaatagttaatttagTAGCGAATGATGTAAACCGATTTGATCTTGTGTCAATTTTCCTTCATCACATGTGGTCAGCGCCACTTACAACACTAATAATCGGTTATTTTCTATATACAGAAGCTGGATACGCTGGCATATTCGGTATTGGCGCAGTATTTATTGTCGTGCCAATCCAGTCATATACTggtaaattatcatcaaaGTTTCGTTTACAAACGGCGATTAAAACTGACGAACGTGTGCGTTTAATGGACGAAATAATATCCGGTGTACAGGTTATAAAAATGTACGCATGGGAAAAACCATTTTGTGCAATGATAGCTTTGGCGCGCAAACTAGAACTCAAagttgtacaaaaaaattcttggattcgcggtatttttatgacatttaatttatttacgacTCGTGTTGCCATTTATTGTACACTTGTCGGTATGTTATTTTTCGGGCAACAATTATCGGCTGAAAAAGCATTTGTATTTTCGTCATTGTTTAATATCTTATCGCATACAATGTCAGCGATGTTTGTTCGAGGTGTTTCTGAAATAGCCGAATGTGTTGTAGCTGTACGTAGGTTACAATATTTTCTAATGCGCGATGAAGTTGAAAATGTAAATCGTACTGTCTACTTAGGAAGATTATCAGTAGATAATGTTAATACTAAaatcagtaataaattatcagcATCGACAAAGTCTGATTTACCTTACATTGATGATGAAAGCAATGATCTGTCTTATGATTCAGATATCAATGATACTAAATCATTGAAAAACAATGGGCCAGCCAGCGTTGCACTAGACGTTGCTAAAAATATAGCATCACTTACAGCAAGTCATCAttacaataatagtaaaataagtTCATGGGCTGTTAAGCTCACAAATGTAACAACTAAATGGAAAATAAGTAGCCAAGAAAATACATTGCAAGACctaaatttcaaattagaaCGTGGTAAACTTTATGCAATCATTGGGTCAGTAGGTTCGGGCAAAAGTTCATTGATATCAGCAATACTGGGCGAATTACCATTGATCCAAGGAAATGTTGAACTAAAAGGGGAGCTAAGTTACGTAGCTCAAGAAGCCTGGGTATTTGGTTCATCTGTACGtcagaatattatttttggacaACCGTATGATCGGCAACGTTATCAAAAAGTCGTTAAAGCTTGTGCGTTGCTGAGCGATTTCAAACAATTTCCGCAAGGTGATCAGACGATTGTTGGTGAACGTGGTAGCTCACTGTCAGGAGGACAGAAAGCGCGAATAAATTTAGCCCGTGCTGTGTATCGGCATgtagatatttatattcttGACGATCCATTGAGTGCAGTGGATACCCACGTGGGCAAACATTTATTCGAAGAGTGTATTCAGTATTACTTAGCTGGTAAAACGCGTATATTAGCAACTCatcagttacaatatataaagAGCGTTGACGGTATTCTACTAATGGAACACGGCACCGTTCGGATGTTTGGTAATTACGTTGATTTGTTAGCAGCATGTCCAGAGTACGGAACTCTATTGGCATCTGATACTATGAGCGAAAATGATGATTCCTTATCATTGTCTGCAGAAAAAACATCAATGCGACGCCAATGGTCGAGTGCAAGCAATCGCAGTCGCACACCAGATCCATCTGGCGGTGACAGTGAGGCcgaagatgatgatgaagaaaacCCTGTTATGAGTAACATTGAAGGTACATCCCGCGGTGTTATCAAAGGCTcgatatttgttaaatattttacgtcAGGGgctaatttatgttttataataattgttggtatattatttatattaacgcAATTTGTTGCTAGTCTTAATGATTACTTTGTACCGATTCTTGTTAACGAAGAAGAAAAACGTTATGCTGATGATTTTTCTgagcataataataatattagtaataaaaatgcgACAGTTGATTATCATTATGATATAACTCCGGCTTATtcttacatttatatttatacaggTCTTGTATTATCAGTATTTGTAATCGGTATAACAAGATCTTTGTTATTTTACATATCATGCGTTAGAGCGAGTCAAAAATTACATGATCGTTCATTTGAAGCCTTAATTAGAACGAGTATGCGTTTTTTTGACACTAATCCAAGTGGTAGAATATTAAATCGCTTTTCAAAAGATATGGGTGCGATCGATGAATTATTACCGAAAGCGTTACTTGATGCCGGGCAAATTACAATGATGATGGTTGGGTCATTAATGATAATATGTATCATTGACCCGAGATTTTTAGTGCCACTCATTATCAttgcatttatattttattggataagaaaagtttatttgaaaacaagtaaaaatgtAAAGCGCCTTGAAGGTATGATGAGATCTCCAGTATTCACTCATTTAAATGCAACACTCAATGGTCTATCAACAATACGCGCTTATGGCGCCCAAAATATATTGAAAGCTgagtttgataattttcaagattcACACAGTTCTTCCTGGTACATGTTCATTTCAACAAGTACAGCATTTGGGTTTTCGTTAGatgtattttgttttatatttatggcAATCGTTACTTTTAGTTTTGTCTTAATTGACACCGGCATATCTGGTGCTGAAGTCGGCTTGGCAATAACGACAGTCATGTCAATGACCGGCATGATACAATGGGGAATGCGTCAAAGTGCTGAAGTTACTAATCAATTGATGTCagttgaacgtgtacttgaaTATACACTATTGCCCCCAGAAGATAACGTCTTTGATGACAAACAAACGACGAAAAAATTGAAGCCAAAGAAGAAGAAAGGAGTTAATGGTAGAGAAGAAATGAAAAGTGTCAGCCATCCGCCAGCGTCTTGGCCCACTGAAGGATGCATTAAATTTCATCATGTTTTCATGCGTTATGCGGAAGAAGATCCGCCAGTTCTTAAGGATTTGAATATCATCATCAGAGCTAAAGAAAAAGTGGGTGTCGTTGGTAGAACAGGTGCTGGTAAATCGTCACTTATTTCTGCGCTCTTTAGATTGGCTAGAGTTGAAGGTGTAGTTGAAATTGATGGTATTGACACAGGTTCTATTTACCTTGAAGATTTGCGTCGTAATATATCGATAATACCACAAGATCCGGTGCTATTTTCTGGAACACTCCGTAAAAATTTAGATCCATTTGGTGAATATACAGATAACGCATTATGGTCTGCATTGGAAGAAGTTGAGTTGAAGGATCCCTTCGCGATGATCGATGGATTAGATTCACGAGTTTTTGATCGTGGCACTAATTTTAGTGCTGGTCAACGTCAATTAGTTTGTTTAGCACGTGCTATTTTACGtaacaataaaattcttaTGTTAGATGAAGCTACGGCGAATGTTGATCCACATACTGATGGTCTTATTCAACGTACGATTAGAACTAAATTTGCTGAATGCACTGTAATGACAGTCGCACATCGGCTTAATACTATTATGGACAGTGATAAAGTTTTGGTTATGGAAAAAGGACGCATGGTTGAATTTGATCATCCTTACGTCTTATTGAAAAACGATCACGGTCATTTTACGTCATTGGTTAAACAAACAGGACGTGCGATGACTGATCAGTTGATACGCATTGCGAAACAAGCGTACAATAATCAacttaaaacataa
- the LOC103575131 gene encoding ATP-binding cassette sub-family C member 4 isoform X1, protein MDATKATINPNPREKANIFSVLLWTWTVKLFRTGYSKVLSPEDLFNPLKNDRSSVLGDRLEKQWNSELENARKSKRRPNFLKTIFRCFSMEYFLYGILHIFNEFIIRLGTPLLLGRLLRYFRETGDVEYNDALMYAGGICLATGINAITLNQSIFGAFHVGGKIRIAVCSVVYRKALRLSTTALGETAPGKIVNLVANDVNRFDLVSIFLHHMWSAPLTTLIIGYFLYTEAGYAGIFGIGAVFIVVPIQSYTGKLSSKFRLQTAIKTDERVRLMDEIISGVQVIKMYAWEKPFCAMIALARKLELKVVQKNSWIRGIFMTFNLFTTRVAIYCTLVGMLFFGQQLSAEKAFVFSSLFNILSHTMSAMFVRGVSEIAECVVAVRRLQYFLMRDEVENVNRTVYLGRLSVDNVNTKISNKLSASTKSDLPYIDDESNDLSYDSDINDTKSLKNNGPASVALDVAKNIASLTASHHYNNSKISSWAVKLTNVTTKWKISSQENTLQDLNFKLERGKLYAIIGSVGSGKSSLISAILGELPLIQGNVELKGELSYVAQEAWVFGSSVRQNIIFGQPYDRQRYQKVVKACALLSDFKQFPQGDQTIVGERGSSLSGGQKARINLARAVYRHVDIYILDDPLSAVDTHVGKHLFEECIQYYLAGKTRILATHQLQYIKSVDGILLMEHGTVRMFGNYVDLLAACPEYGTLLASDTMSENDDSLSLSAEKTSMRRQWSSASNRSRTPDPSGGDSEAEDDDEENPVMSNIEGTSRGVIKGSIFVKYFTSGANLCFIIIVGILFILTQFVASLNDYFVPILVNEEEKRYADDFSEHNNNISNKNATVDYHYDITPAYSYIYIYTGLVLSVFVIGITRSLLFYISCVRASQKLHDRSFEALIRTSMRFFDTNPSGRILNRFSKDMGAIDELLPKALLDAGQITMMMVGSLMIICIIDPRFLVPLIIIAFIFYWIRKVYLKTSKNVKRLEGMMRSPVFTHLNATLNGLSTIRAYGAQNILKAEFDNFQDSHSSSWYMFISTSTAFGFSLDVFCFIFMAIVTFSFVLIDTGISGAEVGLAITTVMSMTGMIQWGMRQSAEVTNQLMSVERVLEYTLLPPEDNVFDDKQTTKKLKPKKKKGVNGREEMKSVSHPPASWPTEGCIKFHHVFMRYAEEDPPVLKDLNIIIRAKEKVGVVGRTGAGKSSLISALFRLARVEGVVEIDGIDTGSIYLEDLRRNISIIPQDPVLFSGTLRKNLDPFGEYTDNALWSALEEVELKDPFAMIDGLDSRVFDRGTNFSAGQRQLVCLARAILRNNKILMLDEATANVDPHTDGLIQRTIRTKFAECTVMTVAHRLNTIMDSDKVLVMEKGRMVEFDHPYVLLKNDHGHFTSLVKQTGRAMTDQLIRIAKQAYNNQLKT, encoded by the exons acAATGGAATTCAGAATTAGAAAACGCAAGGAAATCCAAACGCCGTCCGAATTTTTTGAAGACTATTTTTCGCTGTTTTTCAATGGAGTATTTTTTGTACGGAATACTGCACATCttcaatgaatttattattcg tcTAGGAACCCCACTACTTTTAGGAAGACTTTTACGTTACTTTAGAGAAACTGGAGATGTTGAATACAATGATGCATTGATGTATGCTGGTGGTATTTGTCTAGCTACTGGAATCAATGCTATCACattaaatcaatcaattttcgGAGCATTTCATGTTGGTGGTAAAATACGTATTGCCGTGTGTTCAGTTGTTTATCGTAAG gCATTGCGCTTAAGTACAACAGCACTAGGCGAAACAGCACCaggaaaaatagttaatttagTAGCGAATGATGTAAACCGATTTGATCTTGTGTCAATTTTCCTTCATCACATGTGGTCAGCGCCACTTACAACACTAATAATCGGTTATTTTCTATATACAGAAGCTGGATACGCTGGCATATTCGGTATTGGCGCAGTATTTATTGTCGTGCCAATCCAGTCATATACTggtaaattatcatcaaaGTTTCGTTTACAAACGGCGATTAAAACTGACGAACGTGTGCGTTTAATGGACGAAATAATATCCGGTGTACAGGTTATAAAAATGTACGCATGGGAAAAACCATTTTGTGCAATGATAGCTTTGGCGCGCAAACTAGAACTCAAagttgtacaaaaaaattcttggattcgcggtatttttatgacatttaatttatttacgacTCGTGTTGCCATTTATTGTACACTTGTCGGTATGTTATTTTTCGGGCAACAATTATCGGCTGAAAAAGCATTTGTATTTTCGTCATTGTTTAATATCTTATCGCATACAATGTCAGCGATGTTTGTTCGAGGTGTTTCTGAAATAGCCGAATGTGTTGTAGCTGTACGTAGGTTACAATATTTTCTAATGCGCGATGAAGTTGAAAATGTAAATCGTACTGTCTACTTAGGAAGATTATCAGTAGATAATGTTAATACTAAaatcagtaataaattatcagcATCGACAAAGTCTGATTTACCTTACATTGATGATGAAAGCAATGATCTGTCTTATGATTCAGATATCAATGATACTAAATCATTGAAAAACAATGGGCCAGCCAGCGTTGCACTAGACGTTGCTAAAAATATAGCATCACTTACAGCAAGTCATCAttacaataatagtaaaataagtTCATGGGCTGTTAAGCTCACAAATGTAACAACTAAATGGAAAATAAGTAGCCAAGAAAATACATTGCAAGACctaaatttcaaattagaaCGTGGTAAACTTTATGCAATCATTGGGTCAGTAGGTTCGGGCAAAAGTTCATTGATATCAGCAATACTGGGCGAATTACCATTGATCCAAGGAAATGTTGAACTAAAAGGGGAGCTAAGTTACGTAGCTCAAGAAGCCTGGGTATTTGGTTCATCTGTACGtcagaatattatttttggacaACCGTATGATCGGCAACGTTATCAAAAAGTCGTTAAAGCTTGTGCGTTGCTGAGCGATTTCAAACAATTTCCGCAAGGTGATCAGACGATTGTTGGTGAACGTGGTAGCTCACTGTCAGGAGGACAGAAAGCGCGAATAAATTTAGCCCGTGCTGTGTATCGGCATgtagatatttatattcttGACGATCCATTGAGTGCAGTGGATACCCACGTGGGCAAACATTTATTCGAAGAGTGTATTCAGTATTACTTAGCTGGTAAAACGCGTATATTAGCAACTCatcagttacaatatataaagAGCGTTGACGGTATTCTACTAATGGAACACGGCACCGTTCGGATGTTTGGTAATTACGTTGATTTGTTAGCAGCATGTCCAGAGTACGGAACTCTATTGGCATCTGATACTATGAGCGAAAATGATGATTCCTTATCATTGTCTGCAGAAAAAACATCAATGCGACGCCAATGGTCGAGTGCAAGCAATCGCAGTCGCACACCAGATCCATCTGGCGGTGACAGTGAGGCcgaagatgatgatgaagaaaacCCTGTTATGAGTAACATTGAAGGTACATCCCGCGGTGTTATCAAAGGCTcgatatttgttaaatattttacgtcAGGGgctaatttatgttttataataattgttggtatattatttatattaacgcAATTTGTTGCTAGTCTTAATGATTACTTTGTACCGATTCTTGTTAACGAAGAAGAAAAACGTTATGCTGATGATTTTTCTgagcataataataatattagtaataaaaatgcgACAGTTGATTATCATTATGATATAACTCCGGCTTATtcttacatttatatttatacaggTCTTGTATTATCAGTATTTGTAATCGGTATAACAAGATCTTTGTTATTTTACATATCATGCGTTAGAGCGAGTCAAAAATTACATGATCGTTCATTTGAAGCCTTAATTAGAACGAGTATGCGTTTTTTTGACACTAATCCAAGTGGTAGAATATTAAATCGCTTTTCAAAAGATATGGGTGCGATCGATGAATTATTACCGAAAGCGTTACTTGATGCCGGGCAAATTACAATGATGATGGTTGGGTCATTAATGATAATATGTATCATTGACCCGAGATTTTTAGTGCCACTCATTATCAttgcatttatattttattggataagaaaagtttatttgaaaacaagtaaaaatgtAAAGCGCCTTGAAGGTATGATGAGATCTCCAGTATTCACTCATTTAAATGCAACACTCAATGGTCTATCAACAATACGCGCTTATGGCGCCCAAAATATATTGAAAGCTgagtttgataattttcaagattcACACAGTTCTTCCTGGTACATGTTCATTTCAACAAGTACAGCATTTGGGTTTTCGTTAGatgtattttgttttatatttatggcAATCGTTACTTTTAGTTTTGTCTTAATTGACACCGGCATATCTGGTGCTGAAGTCGGCTTGGCAATAACGACAGTCATGTCAATGACCGGCATGATACAATGGGGAATGCGTCAAAGTGCTGAAGTTACTAATCAATTGATGTCagttgaacgtgtacttgaaTATACACTATTGCCCCCAGAAGATAACGTCTTTGATGACAAACAAACGACGAAAAAATTGAAGCCAAAGAAGAAGAAAGGAGTTAATGGTAGAGAAGAAATGAAAAGTGTCAGCCATCCGCCAGCGTCTTGGCCCACTGAAGGATGCATTAAATTTCATCATGTTTTCATGCGTTATGCGGAAGAAGATCCGCCAGTTCTTAAGGATTTGAATATCATCATCAGAGCTAAAGAAAAAGTGGGTGTCGTTGGTAGAACAGGTGCTGGTAAATCGTCACTTATTTCTGCGCTCTTTAGATTGGCTAGAGTTGAAGGTGTAGTTGAAATTGATGGTATTGACACAGGTTCTATTTACCTTGAAGATTTGCGTCGTAATATATCGATAATACCACAAGATCCGGTGCTATTTTCTGGAACACTCCGTAAAAATTTAGATCCATTTGGTGAATATACAGATAACGCATTATGGTCTGCATTGGAAGAAGTTGAGTTGAAGGATCCCTTCGCGATGATCGATGGATTAGATTCACGAGTTTTTGATCGTGGCACTAATTTTAGTGCTGGTCAACGTCAATTAGTTTGTTTAGCACGTGCTATTTTACGtaacaataaaattcttaTGTTAGATGAAGCTACGGCGAATGTTGATCCACATACTGATGGTCTTATTCAACGTACGATTAGAACTAAATTTGCTGAATGCACTGTAATGACAGTCGCACATCGGCTTAATACTATTATGGACAGTGATAAAGTTTTGGTTATGGAAAAAGGACGCATGGTTGAATTTGATCATCCTTACGTCTTATTGAAAAACGATCACGGTCATTTTACGTCATTGGTTAAACAAACAGGACGTGCGATGACTGATCAGTTGATACGCATTGCGAAACAAGCGTACAATAATCAacttaaaacataa